In one window of Nesterenkonia sandarakina DNA:
- a CDS encoding DNA gyrase subunit B, whose amino-acid sequence MAKRSEYDARHLSVLEGLEAVRKRPGMYIGSTDSRGLMHCLWEIIDNSVDEALAGHASTISITLHPDDSVEVSDDGRGIPVDIEPRTGLSGLEVVFTKLHAGGKFGGGSYNAVGGLHGVGASVVNALSARLDAQVTRGGKVHQLSFRRGEPGVFSGSRPDPDAEFTPAVDGSPLDVIAKAKRGVTGTTIRYWSDRQIFTSDAVFNDVEIANRARQTAFLVPGLRITVRDERGAEPVEEVFQYDGGISEFAEHLSADASVTDIWRIQGHGKFTERIPVLAADGRSHMEDVERDCEVDIALRWGIGYETTVRSFVNIIATPKGGTHLTGFEQALLKSLRKTVESNARKLKAGSDKLEKDDVLAGLTAVVTVRIAEPQFEGQTKEILGTPAARQIVSKVVSKELETRLGSTKRGDKQQATAVLEKVVAEMKSRISARMHKETQRRKNALETSSMPAKLVECRSKGVAETELFIVEGDSALGTAKLARSSDFQALLPIRGKILNVQKASVADMLSNTECAALLQVIGAGSGRSFDLEAARYGKVVLMTDADVDGAHIRTLLLTLFFRYMRPMIEAGRVFAAVPPLHRVEVIHPGRKANEVKYTYSEAELNQLLARLEQDGLNYKEPIQRYKGLGEMDADQLSETTMDPQHRALRRIRVQDAEAAERVFDLLMGSVVAPRKDFIIEGSQALDRDRIDA is encoded by the coding sequence GTGGCGAAACGCTCGGAGTACGACGCGAGGCATCTCTCGGTGCTCGAAGGTCTCGAAGCCGTCCGCAAGCGTCCTGGGATGTACATCGGCTCCACGGATTCGCGTGGGCTCATGCACTGTCTGTGGGAGATCATCGACAACTCGGTGGACGAGGCGCTTGCCGGCCACGCCTCCACCATCAGCATCACCCTGCACCCGGATGACTCGGTCGAGGTCAGCGATGACGGCCGCGGGATCCCGGTAGACATCGAGCCTCGCACCGGCCTCTCCGGTCTGGAGGTGGTCTTCACCAAGCTCCACGCCGGCGGCAAGTTCGGAGGCGGCTCCTATAACGCCGTGGGCGGTCTCCACGGAGTGGGCGCCTCAGTGGTCAATGCGCTCTCGGCACGCCTGGACGCACAGGTGACCCGAGGCGGCAAGGTCCACCAGCTCTCCTTCCGACGCGGTGAGCCCGGCGTCTTCTCCGGATCCCGGCCCGACCCGGACGCAGAGTTCACCCCCGCCGTGGATGGTTCCCCGTTGGACGTGATCGCCAAGGCCAAGCGTGGCGTCACCGGCACGACGATCCGCTACTGGTCCGACCGGCAGATCTTCACCTCCGATGCGGTCTTCAACGATGTCGAGATCGCCAATCGGGCTCGGCAGACCGCTTTCCTGGTTCCGGGGCTGCGCATCACGGTGCGCGACGAGCGCGGTGCCGAGCCCGTGGAAGAGGTCTTCCAGTACGACGGCGGTATCAGCGAGTTTGCTGAACACCTCTCCGCGGACGCGTCCGTGACCGACATCTGGCGCATCCAGGGTCACGGGAAGTTCACCGAACGGATCCCCGTGCTCGCCGCTGACGGCCGCAGCCATATGGAAGACGTGGAGCGGGACTGTGAGGTGGACATCGCCCTGCGCTGGGGGATCGGCTACGAGACCACTGTGCGCAGCTTCGTCAACATCATCGCCACGCCCAAGGGCGGGACCCACCTGACCGGTTTCGAGCAGGCATTGCTGAAATCGCTGCGCAAGACGGTGGAGTCCAACGCCCGCAAGCTCAAGGCCGGCAGCGACAAGCTTGAGAAGGATGATGTGCTGGCCGGACTCACCGCAGTGGTCACAGTGCGCATCGCCGAACCCCAGTTCGAGGGGCAGACCAAGGAGATCCTCGGCACCCCGGCAGCACGGCAGATCGTCTCCAAGGTGGTCAGCAAGGAGCTCGAGACCCGACTGGGATCCACCAAGCGCGGTGACAAGCAGCAGGCCACCGCGGTCTTGGAAAAGGTCGTCGCCGAGATGAAGTCCCGCATCTCGGCGCGCATGCACAAAGAGACCCAGCGCCGGAAGAACGCCCTGGAGACCTCCTCGATGCCCGCCAAACTGGTGGAGTGCCGATCCAAGGGCGTGGCCGAGACCGAGCTGTTCATCGTGGAGGGGGACTCGGCGCTGGGCACCGCGAAGCTCGCCCGCTCCTCCGACTTCCAGGCGCTGCTGCCCATCCGCGGCAAGATCCTCAACGTCCAGAAGGCCTCGGTGGCGGACATGCTCTCAAACACCGAGTGCGCCGCGCTGCTCCAGGTGATCGGGGCCGGTTCGGGGCGATCCTTCGACCTGGAGGCCGCCCGCTACGGCAAGGTGGTGCTGATGACCGACGCCGACGTCGACGGCGCCCATATCCGGACCCTGCTGCTCACGCTGTTCTTCCGCTACATGCGCCCCATGATCGAGGCTGGTCGTGTCTTCGCCGCTGTGCCGCCGCTGCACCGGGTCGAGGTGATCCACCCGGGCCGGAAGGCCAACGAGGTCAAGTACACCTACTCGGAGGCCGAGCTGAATCAGCTGCTGGCCCGCCTCGAGCAGGACGGGTTGAACTATAAAGAGCCGATCCAGCGCTATAAGGGCCTCGGTGAGATGGACGCAGACCAGCTCTCGGAGACCACCATGGACCCGCAGCACCGCGCGCTGCGCCGAATCCGGGTACAGGACGCGGAGGCCGCTGAACGCGTGTTCGACCTGCTGATGGGGTCCGTGGTCGCCCCGCGCAAGGACTTCATCATCGAAGGCTCGCAGGCGCTGGATCGCGACCGCATCGACGCCTGA
- a CDS encoding DUF7455 domain-containing protein, with protein sequence MTGTTGTLDNQPTTLTALDRCDRCGAQAYVRAALSSGAGVLLFCNHHARAVEDSLRPKTIEWIDESDRLATAK encoded by the coding sequence ATGACCGGCACAACTGGCACCCTGGACAACCAGCCCACTACCCTGACTGCCCTTGACCGTTGCGACCGCTGTGGAGCACAGGCCTATGTGCGGGCCGCGCTGTCATCCGGCGCCGGCGTTCTGCTCTTCTGCAATCATCACGCTCGGGCGGTCGAGGACTCCCTGCGACCGAAGACCATCGAGTGGATCGACGAGTCAGATCGCCTCGCGACCGCCAAGTAG
- a CDS encoding RNA polymerase sigma factor, with translation MCITCLSRKVTVPTTASKSTEENAAAAEAEKKTPAKKSTAARSTAAKSTAAKKSSTSAKAPAKKAPAAKTAAAKAAPAAATAKAPAKKTGGRKKAADPVDEVLAEVDAEETAAPTAALEKAVAKAVADGEDPEAITEESVKSKDGDEEESKGRGFVISNADEDDAPAIQVVSAGATADPVKDYLKQIGKVALLNAEQEVDLALRIEAGLFAEHKLAKEKITDRRLRRDLELVVADGKRAKNHLLEANLRLVVSLAKRYTGRGMLFLDLIQEGNLGLIRAVEKFDYTKGFKFSTYATWWIRQAITRAMADQARTIRIPVHMVEVINKLARVQRQMLQDLGREPTPEELAQELDMTPEKVVEVQKYGREPISLHTPLGEDGDSEFGDLIEDSEAVVPSDAVSFTLLQEQLHSVLDTLAEREAGVVAMRFGLTDGQPKTLDEIGKVYGVTRERIRQIESKTMSKLRHPSRSQVLRDYLD, from the coding sequence ATCTGCATCACATGTCTAAGTCGGAAGGTCACCGTGCCCACTACTGCGTCCAAGTCCACCGAAGAGAACGCGGCCGCTGCAGAGGCTGAGAAGAAGACGCCCGCCAAGAAGAGCACTGCAGCGCGCAGCACCGCCGCGAAGTCCACCGCCGCGAAGAAGAGCTCCACCTCCGCCAAGGCGCCTGCAAAGAAGGCCCCGGCTGCGAAGACTGCGGCGGCCAAGGCGGCTCCTGCGGCAGCCACCGCCAAGGCACCGGCGAAGAAGACCGGTGGCCGCAAGAAGGCCGCTGATCCCGTTGACGAGGTGCTCGCCGAGGTCGACGCCGAGGAGACCGCGGCACCCACCGCCGCCCTGGAGAAGGCCGTGGCGAAGGCTGTGGCCGACGGAGAAGACCCGGAGGCCATCACCGAAGAGTCGGTGAAGTCCAAGGACGGCGACGAGGAAGAGTCCAAGGGCCGCGGCTTCGTGATCTCCAACGCCGATGAGGACGACGCCCCGGCGATCCAGGTGGTCTCGGCCGGTGCGACCGCCGACCCGGTGAAGGACTACCTGAAGCAGATCGGCAAGGTCGCGCTGCTCAACGCGGAGCAGGAGGTCGACCTCGCGCTGCGCATCGAGGCCGGACTCTTCGCCGAGCACAAGCTGGCCAAAGAGAAGATCACCGACCGGCGACTGCGCCGCGACCTGGAGCTCGTCGTCGCGGATGGCAAGCGCGCGAAGAACCACCTGCTCGAGGCCAACCTTCGTCTGGTCGTCTCCCTGGCCAAGCGGTACACCGGACGCGGCATGCTCTTCCTGGACCTGATCCAGGAGGGCAACCTCGGTCTGATCCGCGCCGTGGAGAAGTTCGACTACACAAAGGGCTTCAAGTTCTCCACCTACGCAACCTGGTGGATCCGTCAGGCGATCACCCGCGCCATGGCGGACCAGGCGCGCACCATCCGCATCCCGGTGCACATGGTGGAGGTCATCAACAAGCTTGCCCGCGTGCAGCGTCAGATGCTTCAGGACCTGGGCCGCGAGCCCACCCCGGAGGAGCTGGCGCAGGAACTGGACATGACCCCGGAGAAGGTCGTCGAGGTCCAGAAGTACGGCCGTGAACCGATTTCGCTGCACACCCCGCTGGGTGAAGACGGCGATTCTGAGTTCGGGGACCTGATCGAGGACTCCGAGGCCGTCGTCCCCTCAGATGCGGTGAGCTTCACGCTGCTTCAGGAACAGCTGCATTCGGTCCTGGACACCCTTGCCGAGCGCGAGGCCGGGGTGGTGGCTATGCGATTCGGTCTCACCGACGGTCAGCCCAAGACCCTCGACGAGATCGGGAAGGTCTATGGCGTCACGCGTGAGCGGATCCGCCAGATCGAGTCCAAGACCATGTCGAAGCTGCGCCACCCGAGTCGTTCCCAGGTGCTGCGCGACTACCTCGACTGA
- a CDS encoding DUF4192 family protein encodes MDAHTDSPHQRDPLQQGRGRRIEPAPGKPASTDPVFLEPAMPSRGPLEIQDPGDCLALLRHTFSSPPRDSLVVVGLLDGATGGHMRIDLAPALREPVSSARLIADCLAGEGSAPAPEAALVVLIGEVDPSPEQDRTWRACLDALRLMLESEYCVRIVQVWFLAGGHIRDPRCPDPQCCSLPGRRVADLRIPLLASPADAGSGPEAWPLGKTAHRFLDGAPRADPAMAALLRELRADREGSSGSFHGRRLLESWDLALRCQVAAAQNTGLREAPGDLSEVPGQAQGEAQGQVQVQGPAGAVSAAPEDPRARAAWFNRLLGQLRTSFGRDLLIPLAALGLDHALLGLEQAQPDPERGSAEDPRLRDYAGSFLGETSSRPDWDRVDALETVLRELVPYAREEERENLLALMAWVEWARGRGTASGSFIDRCLEEFPHNEFSRLIEELMRLKGVSRWARVKQHSWSWGRGSRGSRPEQRLE; translated from the coding sequence ATGGACGCACACACCGACTCCCCGCATCAGCGTGATCCCCTGCAGCAGGGCCGAGGCCGGCGCATCGAGCCGGCGCCTGGGAAACCAGCATCGACGGATCCGGTGTTTCTCGAACCAGCGATGCCCAGCCGCGGTCCGCTTGAGATCCAGGACCCCGGTGACTGTCTGGCACTGCTCAGACATACCTTCTCGAGCCCGCCGCGTGACTCGCTGGTCGTCGTGGGGCTGCTCGATGGCGCCACGGGTGGACACATGCGCATCGACCTTGCGCCCGCCCTGCGGGAGCCGGTCAGCTCGGCCAGACTGATCGCAGACTGTCTCGCCGGAGAGGGCTCGGCGCCGGCGCCCGAGGCGGCCCTGGTGGTGCTGATCGGGGAGGTCGATCCCTCCCCAGAGCAGGATCGCACCTGGCGGGCGTGCCTGGATGCGCTGCGACTGATGCTGGAATCCGAGTATTGCGTCCGAATCGTGCAGGTCTGGTTCCTCGCGGGCGGGCATATTCGTGATCCCCGCTGCCCCGATCCCCAGTGCTGCTCGCTGCCGGGTCGACGGGTCGCCGATCTCAGGATCCCACTGCTGGCCTCACCGGCTGATGCAGGGTCCGGGCCCGAGGCATGGCCCCTGGGGAAGACAGCCCATAGATTCCTGGACGGTGCGCCCCGGGCGGATCCTGCGATGGCTGCGCTGCTGAGGGAGCTGCGCGCCGATCGGGAGGGGTCCAGTGGTTCCTTCCACGGTCGGCGGCTCCTGGAGAGCTGGGATCTGGCTCTGCGATGCCAGGTCGCCGCGGCGCAGAACACCGGCCTGCGGGAGGCCCCCGGCGACCTCTCCGAGGTGCCGGGGCAGGCGCAAGGAGAGGCGCAGGGGCAGGTGCAGGTGCAGGGGCCAGCCGGTGCTGTCTCCGCGGCGCCCGAGGATCCGCGAGCCCGGGCCGCGTGGTTCAACAGGCTGCTCGGGCAGCTGCGTACCTCGTTCGGTCGCGACCTCTTGATTCCGCTGGCTGCTCTGGGCTTGGACCATGCGCTCCTGGGGCTGGAGCAGGCCCAGCCTGACCCCGAGCGTGGTTCGGCCGAAGATCCGAGACTGCGCGACTACGCGGGATCATTCCTCGGCGAGACGTCCAGCCGTCCAGACTGGGACCGGGTGGACGCACTGGAGACGGTGCTCCGTGAGCTGGTCCCATATGCCCGGGAGGAGGAACGGGAGAACCTACTTGCACTCATGGCCTGGGTGGAATGGGCCAGGGGTCGCGGGACGGCGTCGGGTTCATTCATCGACCGTTGTCTGGAGGAATTCCCGCACAACGAGTTCAGCCGACTCATCGAGGAGCTGATGCGACTCAAGGGGGTGTCTCGCTGGGCACGGGTCAAGCAGCACAGCTGGTCCTGGGGTCGGGGATCGAGGGGTTCGCGCCCGGAGCAGCGTCTGGAATAG
- a CDS encoding PAC2 family protein: MKDPLDLLHVHPAAEGSEESDAARNLGAQDGHESSVSAEGGALVLRGDQAPAEQLSLLVSWSGHTDAGSLSEQLSESLLGALPHRRLASFDVDELFDYRSRRPQITFTDNRFSNFDAPSLELYEVRDALGRPFLLLTGDEPDYQWDRVSSAVLQLVDRLDVKLVVLVDALGLPTPHTRPIGVTAHGNREDLIEGISTWGPSAQIEAGLSQFLELRITEAERDVVGYTLHVPHYLAGGRFPHVAVAALEYAGAALELMLPTDELREASRMVEQDISRQVAQNTEIQGMVERLERNFDEYATPQQRSLLVKDDDAVPDAEELGAAVEAYLRHHDPAADAEAARAGSDSEDPGSGDPAAGAGGAAPETQGEQPDQAQAGDPDQAPAEDPDRPE, translated from the coding sequence GTGAAGGACCCCCTGGATCTGCTGCATGTCCACCCCGCAGCCGAGGGAAGCGAAGAGTCGGATGCTGCCCGCAATCTCGGTGCCCAGGACGGACATGAGTCCAGCGTGAGCGCCGAAGGCGGCGCCCTGGTGCTGCGCGGAGACCAGGCGCCTGCCGAGCAGCTGAGCCTGTTGGTCTCCTGGTCGGGGCACACCGATGCCGGCAGCCTCAGCGAGCAGCTCTCCGAGTCTCTGCTCGGGGCGCTGCCGCACCGCAGGCTCGCCAGCTTCGATGTGGATGAACTCTTCGACTACCGGTCTCGGCGTCCGCAGATCACGTTCACCGACAATCGGTTCAGCAACTTCGACGCACCCTCCCTTGAGCTCTACGAGGTCCGGGACGCGTTGGGCCGGCCGTTCCTCCTCCTGACCGGGGATGAGCCCGACTACCAGTGGGATCGGGTCTCCTCGGCGGTGCTGCAGCTGGTGGATCGGCTCGACGTGAAGCTCGTGGTGCTGGTGGATGCCCTGGGACTGCCGACCCCGCACACCCGCCCGATCGGCGTGACTGCCCACGGCAATCGAGAGGACCTGATCGAGGGCATCTCCACCTGGGGCCCCAGTGCCCAGATCGAGGCCGGACTGAGCCAGTTCCTGGAGCTGCGGATCACCGAGGCCGAGCGGGACGTGGTGGGCTACACCTTGCACGTCCCGCACTACCTCGCGGGCGGCCGCTTCCCGCATGTGGCTGTGGCCGCGCTGGAGTACGCCGGGGCCGCACTGGAACTGATGCTGCCCACCGATGAGCTGCGCGAGGCCTCCCGCATGGTGGAGCAGGATATCTCCCGGCAGGTGGCGCAGAACACCGAGATCCAAGGCATGGTCGAGCGCCTGGAGCGCAACTTCGACGAGTACGCCACCCCGCAGCAGCGTTCTCTGCTGGTCAAAGACGACGACGCCGTCCCGGACGCCGAGGAGCTCGGTGCGGCCGTGGAGGCCTACCTGCGCCACCACGATCCCGCAGCCGACGCCGAGGCCGCGCGCGCCGGATCTGACTCCGAGGATCCCGGCAGCGGAGATCCGGCGGCAGGCGCCGGGGGAGCGGCCCCCGAGACACAGGGCGAGCAGCCGGACCAGGCCCAGGCCGGGGACCCCGACCAGGCGCCGGCCGAGGACCCCGACCGTCCTGAGTGA
- a CDS encoding leucyl aminopeptidase produces the protein MIHDFQPSLTAVSTSVEKTDTDALVLGVAKGPQGPILLPNPLADDAAKGVADSLKALGATGAADQLLRLPGIDGFKSETLVLIGVGPLTGEPTGGVTLEALRRAAGSAIRQLGSIDSVALALPSATVEQVGAIAEGAAIGAYSFNHFRSSEEARSATPVSSILVLTELKEKQTRPVIDRAAVVGSAVRATRDLVNTPPSHLYPESFAEIAAELADRTKAPAQQGGTARAGKLKIKVWGEKELARDGFGGILGVGGGSSRKPRLVRMEHSPAKPVAHIALVGKGITFDSGGLSLKPAAAMTTMKLDMGGAATVAAVVRAAADLNLPVKVTGWLCLAENMPSDTAQRPEDVITIHGGKTVEVLNTDAEGRLVLADGIVAASAEQPDAIIDVATLTGAQMIALGVRTTGVMGNEDLREALMMASQESGESLWPMPIPEEARSGFDSEVADLTNLGDRFGGMMNAAAFLREFVGDRSGASAEPLDPESSRIPWAHLDIAGPAFNEKGAYGYTPKSGTGVMVRTLISYLEGLSR, from the coding sequence GTGATCCACGATTTCCAGCCCAGCCTCACCGCCGTCTCCACCTCTGTCGAGAAGACCGACACCGACGCACTGGTGCTCGGTGTCGCCAAGGGACCCCAGGGCCCCATCCTGTTGCCCAACCCGCTCGCCGACGACGCCGCCAAGGGCGTGGCCGACTCGCTGAAGGCACTGGGCGCCACCGGCGCCGCAGATCAGCTGCTGCGGCTGCCCGGCATCGACGGGTTCAAGTCGGAGACCCTGGTGCTCATCGGCGTGGGGCCGCTGACCGGAGAGCCCACCGGCGGGGTCACCCTGGAGGCGCTGCGTCGCGCCGCCGGTTCAGCGATCCGGCAGCTCGGCAGCATCGATTCCGTGGCCCTGGCCCTGCCTTCGGCCACCGTGGAGCAGGTCGGAGCCATCGCTGAGGGTGCCGCGATCGGCGCCTACTCGTTCAACCACTTCCGCAGCTCCGAGGAGGCCCGCTCGGCCACCCCGGTCAGCAGCATCCTGGTGCTCACCGAGCTGAAGGAGAAGCAGACGCGTCCGGTGATCGACCGGGCCGCCGTCGTCGGCTCTGCGGTCCGCGCCACACGGGATCTGGTGAACACTCCTCCCAGCCACCTCTACCCGGAGAGCTTCGCCGAGATCGCTGCCGAACTGGCAGACCGGACCAAGGCCCCGGCGCAGCAGGGCGGCACCGCCCGGGCAGGGAAGCTGAAGATCAAGGTCTGGGGTGAGAAGGAGCTGGCGCGCGACGGCTTCGGCGGCATCCTGGGTGTAGGCGGCGGATCCTCCCGCAAGCCCCGTCTGGTCCGGATGGAACACTCCCCCGCCAAGCCGGTGGCACACATCGCCCTGGTCGGGAAGGGCATCACGTTCGACTCCGGCGGGCTCTCGCTCAAGCCCGCCGCGGCGATGACCACGATGAAGCTGGACATGGGCGGTGCCGCGACCGTGGCCGCCGTCGTCCGGGCAGCCGCGGACCTGAACCTGCCGGTGAAGGTGACCGGCTGGCTCTGCCTCGCGGAGAACATGCCCTCAGACACCGCGCAGCGCCCCGAGGACGTGATCACCATCCACGGCGGGAAGACCGTGGAGGTGCTCAACACCGACGCCGAGGGCCGACTGGTCCTGGCCGACGGGATCGTCGCCGCCTCAGCCGAGCAGCCCGATGCGATCATCGATGTCGCCACGCTCACCGGCGCGCAGATGATCGCGCTGGGTGTGCGCACCACCGGCGTGATGGGCAACGAAGACCTGCGCGAGGCCCTGATGATGGCCTCCCAGGAGTCCGGCGAGAGCCTGTGGCCGATGCCGATCCCCGAGGAGGCCCGCTCCGGGTTCGACTCCGAGGTGGCTGACCTCACCAACCTGGGTGATCGCTTCGGCGGCATGATGAACGCGGCAGCCTTCCTGCGTGAGTTCGTCGGAGACCGCTCCGGCGCCAGCGCCGAGCCGCTGGATCCCGAGAGCAGCCGGATCCCCTGGGCCCACCTGGACATCGCCGGCCCGGCGTTCAACGAGAAGGGCGCCTACGGATACACCCCGAAATCGGGCACCGGCGTGATGGTGCGCACACTGATCAGCTACCTCGAAGGCCTGAGCCGCTGA
- the lpdA gene encoding dihydrolipoyl dehydrogenase yields the protein MTVADQPQEFDVLVLGGGSAGYAAALRSVQHGLTVGLIEKDKLGGTCLHWGCIPTKAYLHSAELADEARNSEKYGVKMNFEGVDMAKVREYKDGIVAGKYKGLSGLLKMRKVTVISGEGKLVSENEIEVDGTRYTGKNIVLATGSTSKTFGLPLSKKIITSTEALKLDYTPKSAIVLGGGVIGCEFASAWTSFGTEVTIIEGLPSLVPNEDPSIVKQLERTFKKRGITFNTGTFFNEVKETDDGVKVTLEDGKTFEAEICLVAVGRGAVTEGFGFEDQGITLDRGFVITDERLHTGVGNIYAIGDIVPGLQLAHRGYQQGIFVAEEIAGNNPMIVEDINIPKVTYCEPEIMSVGYTQPAAEEKFGKDQIEITEYNLAGNGKSSILGTGGLIKMVGVKGGPIVGVHGIGTRIGEQVGEAQLIVNWEAYPEDVATLLHAHPTQNEAMGEAAMALFGHPLHG from the coding sequence ATGACAGTGGCCGACCAGCCTCAGGAATTTGACGTACTCGTCCTCGGAGGGGGCAGCGCAGGCTACGCCGCGGCGCTTCGCTCGGTCCAGCACGGACTCACCGTGGGCCTCATCGAGAAGGACAAGCTGGGCGGCACCTGCCTGCACTGGGGCTGCATCCCGACCAAGGCATACCTGCACTCCGCGGAGCTCGCCGATGAGGCGCGCAACTCGGAGAAGTACGGCGTGAAGATGAACTTCGAAGGCGTGGACATGGCCAAGGTCCGCGAGTACAAGGACGGCATCGTCGCCGGGAAGTACAAGGGCCTGAGCGGGCTGCTGAAGATGCGCAAGGTCACCGTGATCTCCGGTGAGGGCAAGCTGGTCTCGGAGAACGAGATCGAGGTCGACGGCACCCGTTACACCGGCAAGAACATCGTGCTGGCCACCGGGTCCACCTCCAAGACCTTCGGTCTGCCGCTGAGCAAGAAGATCATCACCTCCACCGAGGCCCTGAAGCTCGACTACACCCCGAAGTCGGCCATCGTGCTCGGCGGCGGAGTCATCGGCTGCGAGTTCGCTTCGGCCTGGACCTCCTTCGGCACCGAGGTCACCATCATCGAGGGCCTGCCCTCGCTGGTGCCCAATGAGGATCCCTCGATCGTGAAGCAGCTCGAGCGCACCTTCAAGAAGCGCGGCATCACCTTCAACACCGGGACCTTCTTCAACGAGGTCAAGGAGACCGACGACGGCGTCAAGGTCACCCTGGAGGACGGGAAGACCTTCGAGGCGGAGATCTGCCTGGTCGCCGTCGGTCGCGGCGCGGTCACCGAGGGCTTCGGCTTCGAGGATCAGGGCATCACCCTGGACCGCGGCTTCGTCATCACCGACGAGCGGCTGCACACCGGGGTCGGGAACATCTACGCGATCGGCGACATCGTCCCGGGACTGCAGCTGGCCCACCGCGGCTACCAGCAGGGCATCTTCGTCGCCGAGGAGATCGCCGGGAACAATCCGATGATCGTCGAAGACATCAACATCCCGAAGGTCACCTACTGCGAGCCGGAGATCATGTCGGTGGGCTACACGCAGCCCGCCGCCGAGGAGAAGTTCGGCAAGGACCAGATCGAGATCACCGAGTACAACCTCGCCGGCAACGGCAAGTCCTCCATCCTGGGCACCGGCGGTCTGATCAAGATGGTCGGCGTCAAGGGCGGCCCGATCGTCGGAGTGCACGGGATCGGAACCCGGATCGGCGAGCAGGTGGGCGAGGCCCAGCTCATCGTGAACTGGGAGGCCTACCCGGAGGACGTCGCGACCCTGCTCCACGCTCACCCCACGCAGAACGAAGCAATGGGCGAAGCGGCGATGGCGCTCTTCGGCCACCCGCTGCACGGCTGA